One genomic region from Spirosoma sp. KCTC 42546 encodes:
- a CDS encoding IS110 family transposase: MDISYFIGIDISKATLDWAVFDGKHIVLQTQSENTETGIKAAIKFIKTLPNFKVTQTVCCMEQTGIYTAHLLACLHKLSFPIWLESSLQIKKAGGLQRGKNDTIDAQRIAEYAFRFRDQTRLWQPARPVMQKIAALSAMRQRLIGVRQQLQQPLTEQAGFVESSLQKQLTKNCQASLKAINADLEAVDKQIDELIQGDDRLKELFGLITSIPGVGSASATEVLVATDEFKAINNAKKLACHAGVAPFEYRSGSSVRGKTRVSQHARLRLKSVFHLGAMSAIRMEGELRDYCQRKVREGKNKMLVLNAVRNKLIHRVCSVVARGQKYDKNYKPVLA; this comes from the coding sequence ATGGACATTTCCTATTTCATTGGCATTGATATTTCCAAAGCAACACTCGATTGGGCTGTCTTTGATGGAAAGCACATTGTTTTACAGACGCAGTCAGAAAACACGGAAACGGGGATCAAAGCAGCTATCAAATTCATCAAAACCCTACCCAATTTTAAGGTTACGCAAACGGTGTGCTGTATGGAGCAGACAGGGATTTACACCGCTCATCTGTTAGCCTGTCTTCATAAACTTTCTTTTCCCATTTGGTTAGAGTCTTCTTTGCAAATCAAAAAAGCAGGCGGTCTGCAGCGGGGCAAGAACGACACAATAGACGCCCAGCGCATCGCTGAATATGCCTTTCGCTTTCGCGATCAGACTCGTCTTTGGCAACCTGCCCGCCCAGTGATGCAGAAGATAGCTGCTTTAAGTGCTATGCGTCAACGGCTTATAGGCGTTCGCCAGCAACTTCAACAGCCTCTGACCGAACAAGCTGGTTTTGTCGAGTCATCCCTTCAAAAGCAACTCACTAAAAACTGTCAGGCTTCCCTCAAAGCAATTAACGCTGATCTGGAAGCGGTTGATAAACAGATTGATGAACTCATTCAAGGTGATGATCGGCTCAAAGAACTCTTTGGTTTGATTACTTCTATCCCTGGTGTTGGCAGTGCCAGTGCAACCGAAGTATTAGTAGCAACCGACGAGTTCAAGGCAATCAACAATGCCAAGAAATTAGCTTGCCATGCTGGTGTCGCCCCTTTTGAATACCGATCTGGTAGCAGCGTCCGAGGCAAAACTCGCGTGAGTCAACATGCTCGATTACGCTTGAAATCAGTTTTTCATCTGGGAGCTATGTCTGCCATCCGCATGGAGGGCGAGCTACGAGATTACTGTCAGCGCAAGGTTAGGGAGGGCAAGAATAAAATGCTTGTCTTGAACGCGGTACGCAATAAGCTCATCCATCGGGTCTGCTCGGTGGTGGCGCGGGGTCAAAAATATGACAAAAATTATAAGCCAGTGCTTGCATAA
- a CDS encoding 4a-hydroxytetrahydrobiopterin dehydratase: MWQEQDNQLTRDFQFADFSEAFAFMTRVALLAEKMNHHPWWSNVYNQITIKLSTHDAGNIVTDKDRKLAAAIDKL, translated from the coding sequence ATGTGGCAGGAACAGGATAATCAACTCACTCGTGATTTTCAGTTCGCTGATTTTAGCGAAGCCTTTGCGTTTATGACCCGCGTGGCACTTCTTGCTGAAAAAATGAACCATCATCCCTGGTGGTCAAATGTGTATAATCAAATCACAATCAAGCTCTCCACGCATGATGCGGGGAATATCGTGACCGATAAAGATCGCAAACTGGCAGCAGCGATTGATAAACTATAG